A portion of the Algimonas porphyrae genome contains these proteins:
- the purQ gene encoding phosphoribosylformylglycinamidine synthase subunit PurQ, with protein MTTAVIVFPASNCDRDAAMALKAATGKAPRMIWHKDTSIPDDVRFVVVPGGFSYGDYLRSGAIAANSPIMRDLKRKADGGLAVAGICNGFQILTEAGMLPGALMRNMNQKFVCRVSRLRLANAETRFTRLYDAKNEIDIPVAHHDGNYFADDETLKRIEDNGQVVFRYSDNPNGSRNDIAGVVNKAGNVLGMMPHPERAINSLHGGTDGKLFFQSILGSL; from the coding sequence ATGACGACGGCTGTCATTGTCTTTCCCGCGTCGAATTGCGACCGCGATGCCGCGATGGCGCTGAAAGCGGCCACCGGCAAGGCGCCTCGCATGATCTGGCACAAGGACACATCCATACCGGACGATGTGCGCTTCGTCGTCGTTCCTGGCGGCTTCTCCTATGGCGACTATCTCCGCTCCGGCGCGATCGCCGCCAATTCACCGATCATGCGCGATCTCAAACGTAAGGCCGATGGCGGTCTGGCCGTCGCGGGCATCTGTAACGGCTTTCAGATCCTGACCGAAGCCGGGATGCTGCCCGGCGCGCTGATGCGCAATATGAACCAGAAATTCGTCTGCCGGGTCAGTCGCCTGCGTCTGGCCAATGCCGAGACGCGGTTCACGCGGCTTTACGATGCCAAGAACGAAATCGACATTCCCGTGGCCCATCATGACGGCAATTATTTCGCCGATGACGAAACACTCAAGCGTATCGAGGATAATGGGCAAGTCGTCTTTCGCTATAGCGACAACCCGAACGGCTCACGCAACGATATTGCCGGGGTCGTCAACAAGGCCGGCAATGTGCTCGGCATGATGCCACACCCCGAACGCGCCATCAACTCACTGCATGGCGGCACGGATGGCAAGCTCTTCTTCCAATCCATTCTCGGATCGCTGTAA
- the purC gene encoding phosphoribosylaminoimidazolesuccinocarboxamide synthase translates to MSCRKQIYEGKAKILYEGPEPGTLVQYFKDDATAFNAQKKATLDGKGVLNNRISEFIMMRLMEIGIPTHFIRRLNMREQLIKKVEIVPLEVICRNVAAGTMSKRLGIEEGEKLPRSVVEFCLKRDDLGDPLIAEEHIYAFGWASQGELDEIIAMTLRINDYLQGLFAGIGIKLIDFKLEFGRLEHPDGLGGHMIVLADEISPDSCRLWDRETDKKLDKDRFRRDLGDVTEAYTEVATRLGILKPNPTSANISVISSND, encoded by the coding sequence ATGAGTTGCCGCAAGCAGATTTACGAAGGCAAGGCCAAGATCCTGTATGAGGGTCCGGAACCCGGCACGCTGGTCCAGTACTTCAAGGACGACGCAACAGCCTTCAACGCTCAGAAAAAGGCTACGCTCGACGGCAAGGGTGTGCTGAACAACCGTATTTCCGAATTCATCATGATGCGCCTGATGGAGATCGGCATACCGACTCACTTTATTCGTCGCCTCAACATGCGCGAGCAGCTGATCAAGAAGGTCGAGATCGTTCCGCTGGAAGTGATCTGCCGGAATGTCGCTGCGGGCACCATGTCAAAACGTCTCGGCATTGAAGAGGGGGAGAAGCTCCCCCGCTCGGTCGTCGAATTCTGCCTCAAGCGCGACGATCTTGGCGACCCCCTGATCGCGGAAGAACATATCTATGCGTTTGGCTGGGCGTCCCAGGGGGAACTGGACGAGATCATCGCCATGACCCTTCGCATCAACGATTATCTGCAGGGGCTGTTCGCCGGGATCGGGATCAAGCTGATCGACTTCAAGCTGGAATTCGGTCGGCTCGAGCATCCTGACGGCCTGGGCGGGCACATGATCGTTCTGGCCGATGAGATCAGTCCGGATAGCTGTCGCCTCTGGGACCGTGAAACCGACAAGAAACTCGACAAGGACCGCTTCCGCCGTGACCTTGGCGATGTGACCGAGGCCTATACCGAAGTGGCGACCCGGCTGGGTATTCTCAAACCCAATCCGACGTCTGCCAATATTTCCGTCATCTCTTCCAACGACTAG
- a CDS encoding peptidylprolyl isomerase: MMIVPRTAALRLAIVSVLAVATPACSAETQESYADAAVAVSDAYPETAWRTVDPDNLMLIDTAYGVIGVELFPEIAPAHVAQIKQLTRDGFYDNVLFHRVIDDFMNQTGDGQNGDGTGDSELPDLPGEFLFRRSEAMDVTLVSTRGPEDSQIATGFYKSLPIATQPISQAILTADGKVGAFGLHCPGVTSMARTNDPNSANSQFFLLRGKAEHLDMQYSIWGSTVMGRDHLTDIKIGVVGEDGFIPDQMNTVRIAADLPEDERPTVQVLDTGSDAFTTWLSGQSYEDICDIAVPTRTL, translated from the coding sequence ATGATGATCGTTCCACGCACTGCCGCACTGCGCCTTGCAATCGTCTCAGTTCTGGCTGTTGCCACTCCAGCCTGTTCGGCGGAAACACAGGAAAGCTATGCCGACGCGGCTGTGGCCGTCAGTGACGCCTATCCGGAAACGGCCTGGCGGACAGTCGACCCGGATAATCTGATGCTGATCGATACGGCTTACGGCGTGATCGGCGTCGAGCTCTTTCCCGAGATCGCGCCCGCCCATGTGGCTCAGATCAAGCAGCTGACGCGGGATGGTTTCTACGACAATGTTCTGTTTCACCGCGTGATCGACGATTTCATGAACCAGACGGGTGACGGCCAGAACGGAGACGGCACGGGCGATAGCGAACTGCCGGACCTGCCGGGTGAGTTCCTGTTTCGCCGCAGCGAAGCGATGGATGTCACTCTGGTCTCCACGCGAGGACCTGAGGACAGCCAGATCGCGACCGGATTTTACAAGTCACTTCCCATCGCGACTCAGCCGATCAGTCAGGCCATTCTGACGGCTGATGGCAAAGTCGGCGCATTCGGGCTGCATTGCCCTGGCGTGACATCGATGGCGCGAACCAATGATCCGAACAGCGCGAACAGCCAGTTCTTCCTGTTGCGCGGCAAGGCCGAACATCTCGACATGCAATACTCGATCTGGGGTAGCACGGTCATGGGCCGCGACCATCTGACGGATATCAAGATTGGCGTTGTCGGTGAGGATGGCTTTATTCCCGATCAGATGAATACGGTGCGAATTGCCGCTGACCTGCCCGAGGACGAACGTCCGACCGTGCAGGTACTGGACACCGGTTCGGATGCCTTCACGACCTGGCTTTCGGGTCAATCCTATGAGGATATCTGCGATATCGCGGTTCCGACACGGACGCTCTGA
- the purL gene encoding phosphoribosylformylglycinamidine synthase subunit PurL — protein sequence MADLFTGPHTITADIVKEHGLSESEYEVILDRLEREPNLTELGIFSVMWSEHCSYKSSRRHLGKFLTTSDRVIQGPGENAGVIDIDDGDAIIFKMESHNHPSYIEPYQGAATGVGGIMRDVFTMGARPIALMNALRFGAPDHPKTKSLVSGVVAGIGGYGNCVGVPTVGGETNFHPGYNGNILVNAMCVGLARTDNVFYSAARGVGNPIFYVGSKTGRDGIHGATMASAEFDDDSEEKRPTVQVGDPFTEKLLIEACLELMATDAIIAIQDMGAAGLTSSSIEMADKGGVGIELDLDDVPQREEGMTAYEMMLSESQERMLMVIQPGKEQLAFDVFEKWGLDVAEIGRTTDTGRLVLNHGKEVVCDIPIAPLADDAPNYDRPHTPTEKRDILQAHDVAAPQDQNEALLKVMTDPDMTSKRWIWEQYDRHVMADTVDSSQSGGDAAIIRIHGSDGPTNKAVAITTDCTPRYCYADPVEGGRQVVAETWRNLTCVGADPIAITDCLNFGNPERPDIMGQFVGCIDGMNEACRAFDYPVVSGNVSLYNETNGVAIPPTPAVGGVGLISDLAHVKTLKGMRPGETLMLIGATEGWLGCSIYLRAMEQREDGAPPPVDLAMEKRNGDYIRRLIRNRRVTAVHDLSDGGLAAAACEMAFASGHGVQLTNPSDLASHAWYYGEDQGRYLIATDENSVNPILSTAKDLGLTAMVVGTVGGDRITAQEGFDVSLDGLRQHWADWMPALMSGATETV from the coding sequence ATGGCCGACCTTTTTACCGGACCGCATACGATTACCGCTGACATCGTCAAGGAACACGGCTTGTCGGAGAGCGAGTATGAGGTCATTCTCGACCGTCTCGAGCGAGAGCCGAACCTGACCGAATTGGGTATCTTTTCGGTCATGTGGTCCGAGCATTGTTCCTACAAATCGTCGCGCCGCCATCTTGGGAAGTTTCTGACGACGAGCGACCGCGTCATTCAGGGGCCGGGCGAGAATGCGGGCGTAATCGACATCGATGACGGCGACGCCATCATCTTCAAGATGGAGAGCCACAACCACCCTTCCTATATCGAGCCTTATCAGGGCGCGGCGACGGGCGTGGGCGGGATCATGCGCGACGTCTTCACCATGGGCGCGCGGCCCATCGCTTTGATGAATGCGCTGCGCTTCGGCGCTCCGGATCACCCGAAAACGAAAAGCCTCGTCTCGGGCGTGGTCGCAGGGATTGGCGGTTACGGCAATTGCGTCGGCGTGCCGACAGTTGGCGGCGAGACAAATTTCCATCCGGGCTATAATGGCAACATCCTCGTCAACGCCATGTGCGTCGGCCTCGCCCGGACGGATAATGTCTTCTATTCGGCGGCCAGAGGCGTCGGCAATCCGATCTTCTATGTCGGCTCCAAGACGGGCCGCGATGGCATTCACGGCGCCACCATGGCCTCCGCCGAATTCGACGATGACAGCGAAGAAAAACGCCCCACAGTTCAGGTCGGCGATCCGTTCACAGAGAAGCTGCTGATAGAAGCCTGTCTCGAGCTGATGGCGACCGACGCTATCATCGCCATTCAGGATATGGGTGCGGCGGGCCTGACCTCCTCTTCCATCGAGATGGCCGACAAAGGCGGCGTTGGCATCGAGCTCGATCTGGACGATGTCCCGCAGCGAGAAGAAGGCATGACAGCCTACGAAATGATGTTGTCGGAGTCCCAGGAACGGATGCTGATGGTTATCCAGCCCGGCAAGGAACAGCTCGCCTTCGACGTGTTCGAAAAATGGGGTCTCGACGTGGCCGAAATTGGTCGGACGACTGATACGGGTCGGCTCGTGCTCAACCACGGCAAGGAGGTCGTTTGCGACATTCCGATCGCCCCGCTGGCCGACGATGCGCCGAATTATGATCGCCCGCACACGCCCACGGAAAAACGCGACATTCTGCAGGCGCACGATGTCGCGGCCCCGCAGGATCAGAACGAAGCCCTGCTGAAGGTCATGACGGATCCCGACATGACGTCAAAACGCTGGATATGGGAGCAATATGACCGCCACGTCATGGCCGACACAGTCGATAGCAGCCAGTCCGGCGGTGATGCGGCGATCATTCGCATTCATGGCTCCGACGGCCCGACCAACAAGGCGGTCGCCATCACCACGGATTGCACGCCGCGCTATTGCTATGCCGACCCCGTCGAAGGCGGTCGCCAGGTCGTCGCCGAGACATGGCGCAACCTGACCTGCGTCGGCGCCGACCCCATTGCGATCACCGATTGTCTGAATTTCGGCAACCCGGAACGGCCCGACATTATGGGTCAGTTTGTCGGCTGTATTGACGGCATGAACGAAGCCTGCCGCGCTTTCGACTATCCTGTCGTGTCCGGCAATGTCAGCCTTTATAATGAGACGAACGGCGTCGCCATTCCGCCCACACCGGCGGTGGGCGGTGTAGGCCTGATTTCCGATCTGGCCCATGTCAAAACACTGAAGGGTATGCGTCCGGGCGAGACGCTGATGCTGATTGGCGCGACTGAAGGCTGGCTTGGCTGCTCGATCTATCTGAGGGCGATGGAACAACGCGAAGACGGTGCGCCGCCGCCCGTCGATCTGGCCATGGAAAAGCGCAATGGCGACTATATTCGCCGCCTGATCCGAAACCGCCGGGTCACGGCTGTGCATGATCTGTCCGATGGCGGCCTCGCCGCTGCGGCCTGCGAAATGGCCTTTGCCAGTGGTCACGGCGTGCAGCTGACCAACCCGTCCGATCTGGCCTCCCATGCCTGGTATTATGGTGAGGATCAGGGCCGATACCTGATCGCGACAGACGAAAACTCGGTCAATCCGATCCTCTCGACGGCGAAGGACCTCGGCCTCACCGCGATGGTGGTCGGTACGGTCGGCGGCGACCGGATCACGGCTCAGGAAGGCTTCGACGTCAGTCTCGACGGGCTGCGTCAGCACTGGGCGGACTGGATGCCCGCGCTGATGAGCGGCGCAACCGAAACCGTTTAG
- a CDS encoding DUF1476 domain-containing protein, translated as MMSSFDERKNASETRFVMDAAKEFKAEARRNKALGHWAAELLGKTEDEAKSYAIEVIAADMEEAGDEDVFRKLRGDLDAAGVDISDQAIRDRMAEALKTAREEVYGED; from the coding sequence ATTATGTCCAGTTTCGACGAACGCAAGAACGCGTCAGAAACGCGTTTTGTGATGGACGCAGCGAAGGAATTCAAGGCCGAAGCCCGGCGCAACAAGGCGCTGGGTCACTGGGCGGCTGAGCTGCTTGGCAAGACTGAGGACGAGGCCAAATCCTACGCAATCGAAGTGATCGCTGCCGACATGGAGGAAGCCGGTGATGAGGATGTCTTCCGCAAACTGCGCGGCGATCTGGATGCGGCCGGTGTCGACATTAGCGACCAGGCGATCCGTGACCGCATGGCGGAGGCCCTGAAAACGGCTCGCGAAGAAGTCTATGGCGAAGACTAG
- a CDS encoding SDR family oxidoreductase, translating to MPRTLIVGGTSQIAAALIPQFDNLRVLTGRPWTPPDGVDHVLVDLSTYDARDNRDWLEPYDLILCIAPIMHSARILDWLPALRGTRAVFLSSNNAALLPDDPYYDPIRAAESTIRTASVDAVILHPTAISGRPGCQVLGKLISSVRQGRPIMLPGVRMRQALVDYRDVARAVFMASSPSVPAGTYSVNGPATLTYAEILAAIETATGRTARVLNLPARPLRWAGRIAPQIPQLRRAGIHRDPVQPSLPGYHAEFSVMDMIVTLTRDGPLPS from the coding sequence ATGCCCCGGACCCTAATCGTCGGTGGTACGTCGCAGATTGCGGCCGCGCTGATCCCTCAATTCGACAATCTCCGCGTCCTCACCGGACGCCCCTGGACGCCGCCCGACGGCGTTGATCATGTGCTGGTCGATCTCAGCACCTATGATGCGCGTGACAATCGCGACTGGCTCGAACCTTACGACTTGATCCTCTGCATTGCGCCGATCATGCACAGCGCACGCATCCTCGACTGGCTACCTGCACTGCGGGGCACGCGCGCTGTCTTCCTGTCGTCCAACAATGCCGCACTGCTGCCGGATGACCCCTATTATGATCCGATACGCGCCGCCGAGTCGACGATCCGCACCGCATCGGTCGATGCCGTAATTCTGCATCCGACGGCCATATCCGGCCGACCCGGCTGTCAGGTGCTCGGCAAGCTCATCTCATCTGTCCGTCAAGGTCGCCCGATCATGCTGCCAGGAGTGCGTATGCGCCAGGCGCTGGTCGATTACCGCGATGTTGCCCGCGCCGTTTTTATGGCGTCCTCCCCGTCGGTTCCGGCGGGCACTTACAGCGTCAACGGCCCCGCAACGCTCACCTACGCAGAGATCCTCGCTGCGATCGAGACCGCGACGGGGCGCACAGCCCGCGTTCTGAATCTGCCGGCCCGACCGCTGCGCTGGGCGGGCCGGATCGCTCCACAAATTCCCCAATTGCGCCGCGCCGGCATTCATCGCGACCCCGTGCAGCCCTCCCTGCCCGGATATCACGCAGAATTCAGTGTTATGGACATGATCGTCACCTTGACCCGTGATGGCCCGCTACCTAGCTAA
- the coaD gene encoding pantetheine-phosphate adenylyltransferase produces the protein MTSHKQHRIALYPGTFDPMTLGHLDILKRASRLCDRLIVGVAINRDKNPLFSLDERVEMVEHVVKPLRERIEVEVKPFDGLLIHFVEACGASVIVRGLRAVSDFEYEFQMAGMNDRLNPDIETVFLMADPQYQTIASRLVKEIARLGGDIDPFVTPEVALRLKDRFT, from the coding sequence ATGACCAGTCATAAACAGCACAGAATTGCGCTCTATCCCGGCACGTTCGATCCGATGACGCTGGGGCATCTGGATATTCTCAAGCGGGCCTCGCGTCTTTGCGACAGGCTGATCGTGGGCGTTGCAATCAATCGCGACAAGAACCCGCTCTTCTCGCTCGATGAACGGGTCGAGATGGTTGAGCATGTCGTCAAACCGCTGCGCGAGCGAATCGAAGTCGAGGTCAAACCCTTTGACGGCCTGCTGATACACTTTGTTGAAGCCTGCGGGGCCTCCGTGATAGTGCGTGGCCTGCGAGCCGTCTCCGATTTCGAATATGAGTTTCAGATGGCCGGGATGAACGATCGTTTGAACCCGGACATTGAAACCGTTTTCCTCATGGCGGACCCGCAATATCAGACCATCGCATCGCGCCTCGTCAAGGAGATTGCGCGACTGGGTGGTGACATCGACCCGTTCGTGACGCCAGAAGTCGCTTTGAGATTGAAGGATAGATTTACATGA
- a CDS encoding peptidylprolyl isomerase — translation MAEKLILSLDTQTGETGDVTILLRPDLAPKHVAQITQLAKDGFYDDLTFHRVIDGFMAQGGCPDGTGMGGYSKNIPAEFNKHPHLRGVCSMARSSQPNSASSQFFICLDDSQFLDGQYTVWGEVEDGMDLVDALPKGEPPRYPGKIVKATVVED, via the coding sequence ATGGCTGAAAAACTCATTCTCTCGCTCGACACCCAGACGGGTGAAACAGGCGATGTGACGATCCTCTTGCGTCCGGACCTGGCTCCCAAACATGTCGCGCAGATCACGCAGCTTGCGAAAGACGGCTTTTACGATGATCTGACCTTCCATCGCGTCATTGACGGGTTCATGGCGCAAGGCGGCTGTCCCGATGGGACCGGAATGGGCGGCTATTCCAAGAATATTCCAGCTGAATTCAACAAGCATCCGCATCTTCGCGGTGTCTGTTCCATGGCCCGCAGCAGCCAGCCCAACAGCGCGTCCAGCCAGTTTTTCATCTGTCTCGACGACAGCCAGTTCCTCGATGGTCAATACACGGTCTGGGGCGAAGTCGAAGATGGCATGGATCTGGTCGATGCTCTGCCCAAGGGCGAGCCGCCGCGCTATCCTGGAAAGATCGTCAAGGCGACCGTCGTCGAAGACTGA
- a CDS encoding BolA family protein has product MAMEHDAILTLLRKALPDAQIELIDLAGDNDHWKAIIISEQFIGKSRVAQHQLVYAALGDKMGGELHALALETRAP; this is encoded by the coding sequence ATGGCGATGGAACATGACGCAATCCTGACGCTGCTTCGCAAGGCTCTGCCCGATGCACAAATCGAGCTGATCGATCTGGCGGGCGACAATGATCACTGGAAAGCGATCATCATCAGCGAACAATTCATCGGCAAGAGCCGTGTCGCTCAGCATCAGCTCGTCTATGCCGCGCTGGGGGACAAGATGGGCGGCGAACTCCACGCCTTGGCACTTGAAACACGCGCACCCTGA
- the purS gene encoding phosphoribosylformylglycinamidine synthase subunit PurS produces MIARVYVGLKPGVLDPQGRTIAHSLNDLGFDEVQDAKQGKVIELTLSGDDREAAEARVKEMCETLLANTVIESYRIELDD; encoded by the coding sequence ATGATCGCTCGCGTCTATGTCGGCCTCAAACCCGGCGTTCTCGACCCCCAGGGACGGACCATTGCCCATTCACTCAACGATCTCGGATTCGACGAAGTTCAGGACGCCAAGCAGGGTAAGGTCATCGAACTGACCCTGAGCGGCGACGACCGCGAAGCCGCCGAGGCGCGCGTCAAGGAGATGTGCGAGACGCTGCTCGCCAATACGGTGATCGAGAGCTACCGCATCGAGCTGGACGACTAG
- the grxD gene encoding Grx4 family monothiol glutaredoxin: MSDNPTHARIAKAVGENDVVLFMKGTPTFPQCGFSSTVVQVFDYLGVDYSAVNVLEDPEIRQGIKDYNNWPTIPQVFVKGEFIGGCDIVREMFESGELRTMLSDKGVEMAA, from the coding sequence ATGTCCGACAATCCTACCCACGCGCGGATCGCCAAGGCGGTTGGCGAGAATGACGTCGTTCTTTTCATGAAAGGCACACCGACCTTTCCGCAATGCGGATTCTCCTCAACGGTCGTGCAGGTTTTTGACTATCTTGGCGTCGATTATTCGGCGGTGAACGTGCTGGAAGACCCCGAAATCCGTCAGGGCATCAAGGACTACAATAACTGGCCCACCATCCCGCAGGTCTTCGTCAAAGGTGAATTCATCGGCGGCTGTGACATCGTACGGGAGATGTTCGAATCCGGCGAACTCCGCACCATGCTGTCGGACAAGGGCGTGGAGATGGCGGCTTAG
- the queA gene encoding tRNA preQ1(34) S-adenosylmethionine ribosyltransferase-isomerase QueA — translation MDVSDFDFDLPESAIALRPAEPRDSARLLCVGQDLERGLSDHHVHDLPDLLDPGDLLVINDTKVIPAALKATRPARPQGGGGDVALTVNLHKRTGPDGWRAFIRPAKRLRQGDTVIFANDFAATVMDIHRGGDVALQFDRRDAALDQAVALHGGMPLPPYIARQRPADDRDETDYQTVYADEPGSVAAPTAGLHFTPELFDRLNARGVTIARLTLHVGAGTFLPVKSDRTEDHIMHSEWYEVTDAVDQAIRAAKQGGGRVIAVGTTALRALEASGGQAQSGETDIFITPGYRFKVVDGLMTNFHLPKSTLFMLVSALAGVDMMHAAYRHAIQTGYRFYSYGDSSLLWRR, via the coding sequence GTGGACGTTTCGGACTTTGATTTCGACCTGCCGGAGAGCGCGATTGCGCTAAGACCCGCCGAGCCGCGCGACTCCGCGCGGCTTCTTTGCGTGGGGCAAGACCTGGAACGGGGTCTGTCCGATCATCATGTTCACGATCTGCCGGATTTGCTGGATCCGGGCGACCTTCTTGTCATCAACGATACCAAGGTCATTCCGGCCGCCTTGAAAGCCACCCGACCGGCGCGCCCTCAAGGCGGAGGCGGCGATGTGGCGCTGACCGTCAACCTGCATAAGCGGACGGGTCCGGATGGCTGGCGGGCCTTCATCCGGCCGGCCAAGCGTTTGCGTCAGGGCGATACGGTGATCTTCGCCAACGATTTCGCGGCGACGGTGATGGATATTCACCGGGGCGGCGATGTGGCGCTGCAGTTCGACCGGAGGGATGCGGCGCTCGACCAAGCCGTGGCGTTGCACGGAGGGATGCCTCTACCACCCTATATTGCGCGTCAGCGCCCCGCCGATGATCGCGACGAAACCGATTATCAAACGGTTTATGCCGACGAACCGGGCAGTGTCGCTGCGCCGACGGCGGGACTGCATTTCACGCCAGAGCTGTTCGACCGTCTGAATGCGCGCGGTGTGACCATCGCCCGGTTGACGCTGCATGTCGGGGCGGGAACATTTCTGCCCGTCAAGTCGGACCGGACCGAGGACCACATTATGCATAGCGAATGGTACGAGGTCACCGATGCGGTCGATCAGGCCATTCGTGCAGCCAAGCAGGGCGGCGGTCGCGTGATTGCGGTCGGCACCACGGCCTTGCGCGCTCTGGAAGCGTCGGGTGGACAGGCCCAATCCGGCGAGACGGATATTTTCATCACGCCCGGCTACCGGTTTAAGGTAGTCGATGGTCTGATGACGAATTTTCACCTGCCAAAGTCAACCCTGTTTATGTTGGTCAGTGCGCTGGCCGGGGTCGACATGATGCACGCGGCCTATCGCCACGCGATCCAGACGGGATATCGTTTTTACTCCTATGGCGACAGTTCGCTGCTCTGGCGTCGCTGA